One Pseudoalteromonas sp. UG3-2 DNA window includes the following coding sequences:
- a CDS encoding ABC transporter ATP-binding protein, which translates to MTVALNIKDLRKVYSNGVEAVKGIDLEVQEGDFFALLGPNGAGKSTTIGVIASLVNKTAGSVEVFGHSIDTDLEAAKSHLGLVPQEFNFSQFETLNQILVNQAGYYGVPRDLAHQRAEKYLKQLGLFDKKDKQARTLSGGMKRRLMIARALMHEPKLLILDEPTAGVDIELRRSMWDFLREINQQGVTIILTTHYLEEAELLCRNIGIIDQGIIVEHTTIKALLAKLDKETFVLDLKPPMQPVTLNGYDFATVDDHTIEVEVAKSQGLNGVFAQLSEQGNQVLSMRNKANRLEELFVGLLEQGRGA; encoded by the coding sequence ATGACAGTAGCACTGAATATTAAAGACCTAAGAAAGGTCTATAGCAACGGTGTTGAAGCCGTTAAAGGCATTGACTTGGAAGTCCAAGAAGGGGACTTTTTTGCTTTGCTAGGCCCAAATGGGGCTGGTAAATCCACCACCATTGGGGTAATTGCGTCTTTGGTTAACAAAACCGCAGGTAGTGTTGAAGTGTTTGGCCACAGCATAGACACCGACCTAGAAGCGGCCAAGTCTCATTTAGGTTTGGTACCGCAAGAGTTTAACTTTAGCCAGTTTGAAACCTTGAACCAAATCCTAGTTAACCAAGCCGGTTACTATGGTGTGCCCCGCGACCTTGCGCATCAGCGGGCTGAGAAGTACCTAAAACAACTTGGCTTGTTTGACAAAAAAGACAAGCAGGCGAGAACCTTATCTGGTGGTATGAAACGCCGCTTGATGATCGCCAGAGCCTTAATGCATGAGCCTAAGTTATTGATTTTAGATGAGCCTACCGCAGGGGTCGACATCGAGCTGCGCCGCTCTATGTGGGACTTCTTACGTGAAATCAACCAGCAGGGTGTGACCATTATTTTAACCACCCACTACCTCGAAGAAGCCGAGCTATTGTGCCGCAATATTGGCATTATCGATCAAGGCATTATTGTCGAGCACACCACCATCAAAGCACTGTTGGCGAAGCTGGATAAAGAGACCTTTGTATTGGATCTCAAGCCACCAATGCAGCCGGTGACATTAAACGGTTATGACTTTGCAACGGTTGATGACCACACCATTGAAGTGGAAGTGGCCAAGTCACAAGGCCTGAATGGCGTCTTTGCACAGCTATCTGAGCAAGGCAATCAAGTATTAAGTATGCGCAACAAAGCCAACCGCTTAGAAGAACTATTTGTTGGCTTATTAGAACAGGGGAGAGGGGCATAA
- the ggt gene encoding gamma-glutamyltransferase: MKLTLRKTFTALLLTTVSVSSFAYDRVTGKGFASRSEVIATQGMAATSQPLATQVALDILKQGGSAVDAAIAANAMLGLVEPTGCGIGGDLFAIVWDAEQQTLSGLNASGRSPQSLTLEMLQQQGDTIPSYGPLPVSVPGAVDGWFELHEKFGKLPMAKLLAPSIEYARNGFPVSELIAYYMQRSVSARAEYPGFKEVFMSDGAMPKKGEIFKNPALANTYELLAKQGRDAFYKGEIAKEIDKYMRENGGYLRYEDLAAHRSEWVKPVSSDYRGYTLWELPPNGQGIAAQQILNILEGYDIKEMGFDSPEYIHTFVEAKKLAFADRAKYYADPDFNDIPVDYLISQAYADKRRALINPNKAAKRDQAGPVEGDTIYLTTADKDGNMVSLIQSNYRGMGSGMTPEKLGFVLQNRGELFALEEGHYNVYEPGKRPFHTIIPAFVTKDGKPWMSYGVMGGATQPQMHAQILINMIDFGMNLQEAGDAPRILHTGSTQPTGEVMTDGGYVSLETGFSMETRRELMKKGHTLRSAVGPYGGYQAIMRDLTSGVYYGASETRKDGHAAGY, translated from the coding sequence ATGAAACTAACGCTAAGAAAAACCTTTACTGCTTTGTTACTGACCACAGTGAGTGTCAGTAGTTTTGCTTATGACCGCGTGACTGGTAAAGGCTTTGCCAGCCGCTCTGAGGTGATTGCCACACAAGGCATGGCAGCCACCTCACAGCCGCTTGCCACGCAAGTGGCATTAGACATCTTAAAGCAAGGTGGCAGTGCCGTGGATGCGGCGATTGCGGCAAACGCCATGCTCGGGCTGGTGGAGCCAACCGGTTGCGGTATTGGTGGCGACCTGTTTGCCATCGTCTGGGACGCCGAGCAACAAACCCTATCCGGGCTCAATGCTTCGGGGCGCTCACCGCAAAGCTTAACCTTAGAAATGCTACAGCAACAAGGTGATACGATCCCATCTTATGGGCCATTACCAGTATCTGTGCCTGGCGCCGTGGATGGTTGGTTTGAGCTACATGAAAAGTTTGGCAAGTTGCCCATGGCCAAACTATTGGCACCGAGCATTGAGTACGCCCGCAACGGCTTTCCTGTTTCTGAGCTGATTGCCTATTATATGCAGCGTTCGGTATCGGCTCGTGCTGAGTACCCCGGATTCAAAGAAGTGTTTATGTCTGATGGTGCCATGCCTAAAAAGGGGGAGATCTTTAAAAACCCCGCGTTGGCAAACACCTATGAGCTGCTTGCAAAGCAGGGCAGAGATGCTTTCTACAAAGGTGAAATAGCCAAAGAAATCGATAAATATATGCGTGAAAATGGTGGCTATCTTCGCTACGAAGACCTAGCGGCGCATCGCAGTGAGTGGGTAAAGCCCGTGAGCAGCGACTACCGAGGCTACACCCTTTGGGAGCTACCACCGAATGGTCAAGGCATTGCGGCACAACAAATTTTAAATATTCTTGAAGGCTACGATATTAAAGAAATGGGTTTTGACAGCCCAGAATATATTCACACCTTTGTGGAAGCGAAAAAGCTCGCCTTTGCCGACAGAGCGAAATACTACGCCGACCCTGACTTTAACGACATTCCCGTTGATTATTTGATCTCGCAAGCGTATGCCGATAAGCGCCGTGCTCTAATTAACCCCAATAAAGCAGCTAAGCGCGACCAAGCAGGGCCTGTAGAAGGAGACACCATTTACCTCACCACGGCAGACAAAGACGGCAACATGGTCTCGCTGATCCAAAGTAATTACCGTGGCATGGGCTCAGGTATGACACCAGAGAAACTGGGCTTTGTACTGCAAAACCGTGGCGAATTATTTGCCCTTGAGGAAGGCCATTACAATGTGTATGAGCCCGGTAAACGTCCATTTCACACCATTATTCCGGCTTTTGTCACCAAAGATGGCAAACCTTGGATGAGCTATGGCGTAATGGGCGGCGCAACACAACCGCAAATGCATGCTCAGATCCTGATTAATATGATTGATTTTGGTATGAATCTGCAAGAAGCCGGCGATGCTCCCAGAATACTACACACGGGCTCGACTCAGCCCACGGGCGAGGTAATGACCGATGGTGGCTACGTCAGCCTTGAAACGGGCTTTTCCATGGAAACCCGTCGCGAGCTCATGAAAAAAGGCCATACTTTACGCAGTGCTGTGGGACCTTATGGCGGTTACCAAGCCATTATGCGTGATCTTACCTCTGGCGTTTACTATGGCGCCTCTGAAACCCGCAAAGACGGCCACGCCGCGGGTTATTAA
- a CDS encoding EAL domain-containing protein has product MENRIIAINLKKTLTWGTLAFCLFFSLIIVATSFVSERERLISTFQLQLSSELNHLAKAISNQPLQDSATAELINSYLENPSYITLFLAQNKQLVAADSNPTKQAAATWLAQRQNQQWLQEVGYSDNLSTQYLPAQQAIVATRTIEPLNATDTAPLQLIATYDLSPVIAELEQQFTVKLALLFLLLMALLTGLLVFIRRYIHSPINYLIKVGKQLTSQSLGSRAEVHGKGEFAVLAKQLNTMAQALEENWQEQAIATDKLRQRQAFIDGIFSALPDLFFIIDKEGKIIEYHAGEAQDLYVDPDSFINKTIAEVLPSHVAKQFNQAINSSTRYHSMTQLEYSLDFDGQSKLFEARLSPIPNTDLLVIAVRNITEKKRQEEVILHHAFYDTLTDLPNRFLALERLSQLLLDAERNKEVAVVFFIDLDDFKKINDTLGHEVGDKVLIAAGNRLSQSLRKQDTVARLGGDEFIVLMGGFKSVAAVTPVAEKLVKQFQQPLAVMEREFNISISLGVAVYPGDARTPTDMLSHADTAMYSAKNLGRNTYCLFNQTMGRQLNRRLEIEEALRVALHKGEFEVFYQPQFNIADRSIFGAEALLRWHSEQLGPVSPDEFIPVAEQSGLIIDIGEWVLFQAIQQSLSWQQTLHPGFRIAINLSPRQFKEPSLVAKVTAMLDDIPMDKRHIELEITEGVLISGQSKARTVLDQLHGLGLTLSLDDFGTGYSSLNYLRHFPFDVLKVDKSFINDMQSSSESMALVKTIITMAHDLSMTVVAEGVETVEQLLTLEQLDCDFGQGYLISKPLSSSEFTDYYLERHSKLQQSS; this is encoded by the coding sequence ATGGAAAATCGAATAATTGCGATTAACTTAAAGAAAACGTTAACTTGGGGCACCCTAGCCTTTTGCTTATTTTTCTCGCTCATTATTGTCGCCACCTCCTTTGTCAGCGAACGTGAGCGTTTAATCTCTACGTTTCAATTGCAGCTAAGTTCCGAGCTTAACCATTTAGCCAAAGCCATCAGCAACCAGCCGCTGCAAGACAGTGCCACAGCGGAGCTTATCAACAGTTACTTGGAAAACCCCAGCTATATCACTCTTTTTTTAGCGCAAAACAAGCAATTGGTTGCGGCAGATTCAAACCCCACCAAACAAGCCGCCGCCACTTGGTTGGCTCAGCGGCAAAACCAGCAGTGGCTGCAAGAAGTAGGTTATTCAGACAATTTAAGCACTCAATACCTACCCGCCCAACAAGCGATAGTTGCCACGCGCACTATTGAGCCACTTAATGCCACTGATACCGCGCCATTACAGTTAATCGCAACGTATGATTTATCACCTGTCATTGCGGAGCTAGAACAGCAATTTACGGTTAAGCTAGCACTGCTTTTTTTGCTGTTGATGGCCCTATTAACAGGCCTATTAGTGTTTATTCGCCGCTATATTCACAGCCCTATTAACTACCTCATTAAAGTTGGCAAACAACTCACCTCACAGTCGCTTGGCAGTCGGGCTGAGGTACATGGCAAAGGCGAATTTGCGGTGCTAGCAAAGCAATTGAATACCATGGCGCAAGCCTTGGAAGAAAACTGGCAAGAGCAAGCCATAGCGACTGATAAACTCCGGCAAAGACAGGCTTTTATTGATGGCATTTTTTCTGCGCTGCCGGATTTATTCTTTATCATTGATAAAGAAGGAAAAATTATTGAGTACCATGCCGGTGAAGCGCAAGATTTGTATGTCGATCCCGACAGTTTTATTAATAAAACCATAGCAGAAGTTTTACCAAGCCATGTCGCTAAGCAGTTTAATCAGGCGATTAACTCGTCTACGCGATATCACAGTATGACGCAGCTTGAGTATTCGCTGGACTTTGACGGCCAAAGCAAACTGTTTGAAGCCAGATTGTCCCCTATCCCTAATACCGACTTGCTAGTAATAGCAGTGCGCAATATAACGGAAAAAAAGCGTCAAGAAGAGGTTATTTTACACCACGCTTTTTACGATACCCTAACCGATTTGCCCAACCGTTTTTTAGCCTTAGAGCGTCTCTCGCAACTATTACTAGACGCCGAGCGTAACAAAGAAGTGGCGGTGGTGTTTTTTATCGACCTTGACGATTTTAAAAAGATTAATGATACCTTGGGCCATGAAGTGGGTGACAAGGTATTGATTGCCGCGGGGAATAGGTTAAGCCAAAGCTTGAGAAAACAAGACACCGTAGCACGCCTTGGTGGCGATGAGTTTATTGTTTTAATGGGCGGTTTTAAGTCAGTAGCCGCAGTAACACCAGTGGCTGAAAAGTTGGTTAAGCAATTTCAACAACCACTTGCGGTTATGGAGCGCGAGTTTAATATTTCCATTAGCTTAGGCGTGGCAGTCTACCCCGGCGATGCTCGTACCCCAACCGACATGCTGAGCCATGCAGATACCGCCATGTATAGCGCTAAAAACCTTGGTCGCAACACCTACTGTTTATTTAATCAAACCATGGGGCGGCAACTTAACCGGCGTTTAGAAATAGAAGAAGCATTGCGAGTAGCGCTGCACAAAGGCGAGTTTGAAGTCTTCTACCAGCCACAGTTTAACATCGCAGACCGCAGTATTTTTGGCGCCGAAGCGTTACTGCGTTGGCACAGTGAACAGCTCGGTCCAGTTTCACCCGATGAGTTTATACCCGTGGCGGAGCAAAGTGGTTTGATCATTGACATTGGTGAGTGGGTGCTATTTCAAGCCATTCAGCAGTCGCTCAGCTGGCAGCAAACCTTACATCCCGGTTTTCGTATTGCCATTAACCTATCACCAAGGCAGTTTAAAGAGCCTAGTTTAGTAGCAAAAGTCACGGCTATGCTCGACGATATTCCCATGGACAAACGTCATATCGAGCTTGAAATCACCGAAGGGGTGTTGATCTCAGGGCAATCTAAAGCGCGCACGGTGTTGGATCAACTCCACGGTCTGGGACTGACTTTGTCATTGGATGATTTTGGCACCGGCTACTCTTCATTAAACTACCTAAGACACTTCCCATTTGATGTCCTTAAAGTCGATAAAAGCTTTATTAATGATATGCAAAGCTCTTCAGAGTCAATGGCACTGGTCAAAACCATTATCACTATGGCCCATGATTTATCTATGACCGTAGTCGCAGAAGGCGTTGAAACCGTTGAGCAGCTTTTGACATTAGAACAACTGGATTGTGACTTTGGTCAAGGCTACCTCATTAGCAAGCCTTTAAGTTCTTCTGAATTCACTGACTATTATCTGGAGCGGCACAGTAAGTTACAGCAGAGCTCCTAG
- a CDS encoding YicC/YloC family endoribonuclease — MIHSMTAYARKEVKGDWGTGVWEIRSVNQRYLETFIRAPEQFRGLEPVIRERLRKHLQRGKVEVFLKFTANPAHVGQLSVNDSLAKQLVESAKWVQTQSGGDINPVDILRWPGVMEAEEIDLDTVNGALLSGFDELVEDFKAARASEGENLETMLTTRLDGILEQVAIVESHMPEVAKWQREKLSQKLEELSVDVDEGRLEQELIYLAQKQDVAEEMDRLKSHVKETHKILKKGGACGRRLDFMMQEFNRESNTLASKSINSDITNAAVELKVLIEQMREQIQNIE; from the coding sequence ATGATCCATAGTATGACCGCCTACGCCCGCAAAGAAGTGAAAGGTGATTGGGGCACTGGGGTTTGGGAAATTCGTTCGGTTAATCAACGCTACCTTGAAACCTTTATCCGCGCACCAGAACAATTTAGAGGCTTAGAGCCAGTAATACGCGAACGCCTGCGCAAACACCTTCAACGCGGCAAGGTCGAAGTATTCCTAAAGTTCACCGCCAACCCAGCTCATGTTGGTCAACTGAGCGTAAATGACTCATTAGCCAAACAGCTGGTTGAAAGCGCCAAATGGGTGCAAACGCAAAGCGGTGGCGACATCAATCCAGTAGACATCTTGCGCTGGCCAGGTGTGATGGAAGCCGAAGAAATCGACTTAGACACCGTCAACGGCGCTCTGCTTAGTGGCTTTGATGAACTGGTAGAAGACTTTAAAGCGGCCCGCGCCAGCGAAGGTGAGAACCTAGAAACCATGCTCACCACCCGCCTTGATGGTATTTTAGAGCAAGTGGCCATTGTCGAAAGCCATATGCCAGAAGTCGCCAAGTGGCAACGCGAAAAGCTCTCGCAGAAGCTGGAAGAGCTGAGCGTAGACGTGGACGAAGGCCGCCTTGAGCAAGAGCTCATTTACCTAGCGCAAAAGCAAGACGTTGCCGAAGAAATGGATCGCCTCAAATCGCACGTAAAAGAAACCCACAAGATCCTCAAAAAAGGCGGCGCCTGCGGCCGACGCCTCGACTTTATGATGCAAGAATTCAACCGCGAGTCTAACACCCTAGCCTCGAAGTCCATCAACAGCGACATCACCAACGCCGCCGTTGAACTTAAGGTGTTAATTGAGCAAATGCGCGAGCAGATCCAGAATATTGAATAG
- a CDS encoding transcriptional repressor, giving the protein MNIELLVSKAKQVCDNRGARFTPIREKVFRLLASKQGGVGAYDLLEELKLTESAAKPATVYRALDFLSELGFIHKIESTNAFMLCHHFDHIHPVQLLICDSCGHVQELHSSAISHELNNLAAETGFIVSEQTIEAHGRCEKCKD; this is encoded by the coding sequence ATGAATATAGAACTACTAGTTAGTAAAGCTAAACAAGTATGCGATAACCGTGGCGCAAGATTCACTCCAATCAGAGAAAAAGTATTTAGATTACTGGCCTCAAAGCAAGGTGGCGTGGGCGCTTACGACTTACTTGAAGAATTAAAACTTACCGAATCTGCAGCTAAGCCTGCTACCGTATACCGCGCGTTAGACTTTCTGTCTGAATTAGGTTTTATTCACAAGATTGAAAGTACCAATGCATTCATGCTTTGCCATCACTTCGATCATATTCATCCTGTTCAGTTACTGATCTGCGACAGCTGCGGACACGTTCAAGAGCTTCATTCTAGTGCGATTTCGCACGAGTTAAATAACCTAGCAGCTGAGACGGGGTTTATCGTTTCAGAGCAAACCATTGAAGCACATGGTCGTTGTGAAAAGTGTAAAGATTAA
- a CDS encoding secondary thiamine-phosphate synthase enzyme YjbQ, translating into MTWQQKHITLKPRNRGFHLVDNEILQQLPELKQIKVGLLHLFLQHTSASLTINENADPTVRMDMESHFNHFVPERQSYYRHDYEGDDDMPAHIKSSTLGCELTLPIANGELQLGTWQGVYLGEHRDHGGARRLIATLQGQQYS; encoded by the coding sequence ATGACTTGGCAACAAAAACACATCACGCTTAAGCCTCGCAACCGGGGCTTTCACTTAGTCGATAATGAAATTCTGCAACAGTTACCAGAGCTTAAACAGATTAAGGTCGGCCTGCTGCATTTATTTTTACAACATACCTCGGCCAGTTTAACCATTAATGAAAACGCCGATCCTACCGTGCGCATGGACATGGAAAGCCACTTTAATCATTTTGTGCCTGAACGGCAAAGCTATTATCGCCATGATTATGAAGGCGATGACGATATGCCAGCTCACATCAAATCGAGCACTCTGGGCTGTGAATTGACGCTGCCTATTGCTAATGGAGAACTGCAACTGGGTACTTGGCAAGGGGTCTACCTAGGCGAGCACCGCGACCACGGCGGCGCCAGACGGCTTATAGCCACCTTACAAGGTCAGCAATATTCGTAG
- the mpl gene encoding UDP-N-acetylmuramate:L-alanyl-gamma-D-glutamyl-meso-diaminopimelate ligase, which yields MHVHILGICGTFMGGIAAIAQSLGHKVTGSDQNVYPPMSTQLKSLGIALTQGYDPAQLADEPDVVIIGNAMSRGNPCVEYVLEKGLRYTSGPEWLKEHVLRDAWVLAVAGTHGKTTTASMLAWLLEYAGLRPGFLIGGIVQNFGVSARTSDTPFFVIEADEYDTAFFDKRSKFVHYLPRTLIMNNLEYDHADIFPDLAAIQTQFHHLIRTLPGQGKAIYPADDVALQEVVARGFWSEQESLGKEWSYNLLKEDGSVFEVLLHGESQGQVNWDAIGVHNVKNALMAIAAARHVGVAVSVSIAALSEFKSPKRRMEIKGEVNGVTVYDDFAHHPTAIKTTLAGLRAKVGEEPIIAILEPRSNTMKLGVHQDTLLASLDAADEAFLYEPEGLSWSLKAHAEKAGRQCFKSIDDIVAAVVAKQSSNTHVLIMSNGGFAGIHDKLLTALKK from the coding sequence ATGCATGTACATATTTTAGGGATTTGCGGCACCTTTATGGGAGGTATCGCCGCCATTGCCCAGTCACTGGGTCACAAAGTTACCGGTTCAGATCAAAACGTCTACCCGCCCATGAGCACGCAATTAAAGTCGCTAGGTATTGCGCTTACTCAAGGCTACGACCCGGCGCAACTGGCGGATGAACCCGATGTGGTGATCATTGGCAACGCCATGAGTCGTGGTAACCCCTGTGTCGAATATGTGTTAGAAAAAGGCTTACGTTATACCTCCGGGCCTGAGTGGCTAAAAGAACACGTACTGCGTGACGCTTGGGTGTTAGCGGTAGCAGGTACCCATGGTAAGACTACTACCGCCAGCATGCTCGCTTGGCTTTTGGAGTATGCAGGGCTGCGACCGGGCTTTTTAATTGGCGGCATAGTACAAAACTTTGGCGTGTCGGCACGCACGTCAGATACGCCATTTTTTGTCATTGAAGCCGATGAATACGACACTGCCTTTTTTGATAAGCGCAGTAAGTTTGTTCATTATTTGCCGCGCACCTTGATCATGAACAACCTAGAGTATGACCACGCCGACATTTTCCCAGACTTAGCGGCCATACAAACCCAGTTTCATCACCTCATTCGTACCCTACCTGGACAAGGCAAAGCCATTTATCCTGCCGATGACGTCGCGTTACAAGAGGTGGTGGCACGAGGATTTTGGAGTGAGCAGGAATCGCTGGGTAAAGAGTGGTCGTATAACTTGCTCAAGGAAGATGGTTCGGTGTTTGAAGTATTATTGCATGGCGAAAGCCAAGGGCAAGTGAACTGGGATGCCATTGGCGTGCACAATGTGAAAAATGCCCTGATGGCCATCGCTGCAGCCCGTCACGTAGGGGTTGCGGTCAGTGTCAGCATTGCTGCCTTAAGTGAATTTAAATCACCCAAACGCCGTATGGAAATAAAAGGCGAAGTCAATGGCGTAACCGTTTACGACGACTTTGCCCATCATCCAACCGCCATCAAAACCACTTTGGCGGGACTTAGAGCTAAAGTGGGCGAGGAGCCCATCATTGCTATTTTAGAGCCGCGCTCCAACACCATGAAGTTAGGTGTTCATCAAGACACCTTATTGGCTTCACTTGATGCTGCCGATGAGGCCTTTTTATATGAACCAGAGGGGCTAAGCTGGTCGTTAAAAGCGCATGCCGAAAAAGCAGGCCGGCAGTGCTTTAAAAGCATCGATGACATTGTGGCGGCGGTGGTTGCCAAGCAATCGAGCAATACGCATGTGTTAATCATGAGCAATGGTGGTTTTGCTGGCATTCACGACAAACTTTTAACCGCATTAAAGAAATAA
- a CDS encoding chemotaxis protein CheX: MNVEFINPFLSSLINVLATMAQTELTPGKPKVKKDEVAQGDVSGLIGMVGPQTKGSFSITFDESLALTIMERMLGERPDSINEDVTDMVGEITNMVTGGAKNLLGEKGYEFDMATPVVVSGPGHTITHKCEGPKLIMPFTSADGNANIEVSFDKLAQQ, translated from the coding sequence ATGAATGTAGAGTTCATCAACCCCTTTTTATCATCTTTAATCAATGTCTTAGCCACGATGGCGCAAACAGAATTGACGCCGGGTAAGCCCAAGGTTAAGAAGGACGAAGTGGCACAGGGCGATGTTTCTGGACTGATTGGTATGGTGGGTCCACAAACCAAGGGGTCATTTTCCATCACGTTTGATGAGAGCCTCGCGCTAACCATTATGGAGCGCATGCTGGGTGAACGACCAGACTCCATAAATGAAGACGTCACTGACATGGTAGGTGAAATCACTAACATGGTCACCGGTGGTGCTAAGAATCTATTGGGCGAAAAAGGCTATGAATTTGATATGGCCACACCTGTTGTGGTGTCAGGCCCAGGTCATACTATTACCCATAAATGCGAAGGGCCCAAGCTTATTATGCCATTCACCTCCGCTGATGGTAACGCTAACATTGAGGTCAGCTTCGATAAACTAGCACAACAGTAA
- the pyrE gene encoding orotate phosphoribosyltransferase has product MKQYQKEFIEFALEKQVLKFGEFTLKSGRTSPYFFNAGLFNTGRDLARLGRFYAAALEDAGIAFDVLFGPAYKGIPIATTTAVALADHHDKDVPYCFNRKEKKQHGEGGNLVGSALEGRIMLVDDVITAGTAIRESMEIIAANGADLAGVLIALDRQEKGKAELSAIQEVERDFNTQVVSIVKLADLITYLEQQGDMAEHLDAVKAYRDNYGVA; this is encoded by the coding sequence ATGAAACAGTATCAAAAAGAATTTATTGAATTTGCACTTGAGAAACAAGTGCTTAAGTTTGGTGAGTTTACTCTGAAGTCAGGCCGTACTAGCCCATACTTCTTTAACGCTGGGTTGTTTAATACCGGTCGTGATTTGGCACGTTTGGGGCGTTTTTATGCCGCTGCGCTAGAAGACGCTGGGATTGCATTTGATGTGCTATTTGGCCCTGCCTACAAAGGCATTCCAATTGCTACCACCACTGCGGTTGCACTCGCTGATCACCACGACAAAGACGTACCCTATTGCTTTAATCGTAAAGAGAAAAAGCAGCACGGTGAAGGCGGCAACTTAGTGGGCAGTGCCCTTGAAGGTCGTATTATGCTGGTAGATGATGTGATCACCGCAGGTACTGCGATCCGCGAGTCCATGGAAATTATTGCTGCCAATGGTGCTGACTTAGCGGGTGTACTTATCGCGCTAGACCGCCAAGAAAAAGGCAAAGCCGAGCTTTCTGCGATTCAAGAAGTAGAGCGCGACTTTAATACTCAGGTGGTATCCATTGTAAAACTGGCTGATTTAATTACCTATCTTGAGCAGCAAGGCGACATGGCTGAGCACTTAGATGCGGTAAAAGCGTATCGTGATAATTACGGGGTAGCCTAA
- a CDS encoding flavin prenyltransferase UbiX, whose product MTKQNFKGPITLAFSGASGAPYGLRLLDVLVSLNYQVYVLISSAARVVLDTESKVKLSGNEQKASEQLTARCKAQPQQIQVFGKDNWFSPVASGSAAPKQMVVCPCSAGSVSAIALGASDNLLERAADVVIKERGQLILVPRETPFSPIHLENMLKLSQLGVTIMPAAPGFYHQPQSIDDLVDFMVARILDHLNIEHQLAKRWGYGD is encoded by the coding sequence ATGACAAAACAAAACTTTAAAGGGCCAATTACCTTGGCTTTTAGTGGCGCATCGGGCGCGCCTTATGGCTTGCGTTTGCTGGACGTTTTAGTGTCGTTAAACTATCAAGTGTACGTGCTGATCTCGAGCGCCGCACGGGTGGTGCTGGACACCGAGTCCAAGGTAAAATTGTCGGGCAATGAACAAAAAGCCAGTGAGCAGCTAACGGCTCGATGTAAAGCGCAGCCGCAGCAAATACAGGTATTTGGTAAAGATAACTGGTTTAGTCCGGTGGCTTCGGGCTCAGCGGCGCCAAAACAAATGGTGGTGTGTCCTTGTAGTGCCGGCAGTGTTTCGGCGATTGCTTTAGGCGCTTCAGATAATTTACTTGAGCGAGCGGCAGATGTGGTGATTAAAGAGCGCGGACAGCTTATTTTAGTCCCGCGAGAAACGCCTTTTAGCCCAATTCATCTAGAAAACATGCTCAAGCTTAGCCAGCTGGGGGTCACCATTATGCCAGCTGCACCCGGATTCTATCACCAACCACAAAGCATTGACGATCTTGTGGATTTTATGGTGGCAAGAATATTAGACCATCTCAATATTGAACACCAGCTAGCGAAACGCTGGGGCTATGGAGACTAA
- the rph gene encoding ribonuclease PH — translation MRPSERTAKQIRPVTFTRNYTMHAEGSVMVEFGNTKVLCTASVEAGVPRFMKGQGKGWITAEYGMLPRSTHTRNNREAARGKQGGRTMEIQRLIARALRAAVDLKALGENTITIDCDVIQADGGTRTASISGACVALVDALTHMRAKGMINVNPLKFMIAAISVGVYKGEPITDLEYLEDSEAETDMNVIMTETGKLIEVQGTAEGEPFSFEELDELLGLAKHSIREIIDLQKQALA, via the coding sequence ATGCGTCCAAGCGAAAGAACAGCAAAGCAGATCAGGCCAGTTACTTTTACGCGTAACTATACAATGCACGCTGAAGGCTCAGTGATGGTTGAGTTTGGCAATACTAAGGTGCTATGTACAGCGTCGGTAGAAGCTGGTGTGCCACGCTTTATGAAAGGCCAAGGCAAAGGCTGGATCACGGCAGAATACGGCATGCTTCCGCGTTCTACACATACTCGCAATAATCGTGAGGCGGCGCGCGGTAAACAGGGCGGTCGTACTATGGAAATTCAACGCTTAATCGCTCGCGCATTACGTGCCGCGGTTGACTTAAAAGCGCTAGGCGAGAACACCATCACTATCGATTGTGATGTTATTCAAGCCGATGGTGGTACACGTACCGCTTCCATTAGCGGTGCCTGTGTGGCCTTGGTTGATGCCCTTACACACATGCGTGCTAAAGGCATGATTAACGTTAACCCGCTTAAGTTTATGATTGCGGCTATTTCTGTTGGGGTATATAAGGGTGAGCCAATCACCGACTTAGAATACCTAGAAGATTCAGAAGCTGAAACCGACATGAACGTCATCATGACAGAAACCGGTAAACTGATTGAAGTGCAAGGCACAGCAGAGGGCGAACCTTTCTCGTTTGAAGAGTTAGATGAGCTATTGGGCTTAGCTAAGCACTCTATTCGCGAAATCATCGATCTACAAAAGCAAGCGTTAGCGTAA